The Hymenobacter oligotrophus genome has a window encoding:
- a CDS encoding glycoside hydrolase family 43 protein, with amino-acid sequence MHTPDDHIYQEAQLAPMTVDEINEMTARARAIPPSGDQTHVLVPDGEDPWVISHENRLYYCTVDRAKRKILISRFAQLHDMATAELVQVWPGNHGAVPEYREIWAPELQRINGKWYIYFALYNARNGEERLYALESLTDDALGEYAFRGKLEVPTDRWAIDGTVLQLEGEMYFLWSGWEGFSNTSQNIYIARMSNPYTIASDRVCISRPEHEWEKQGYPHVNEGPQVLQHAGRTFIIYSASGSWTDDYCLGQLTYLGGYPLEPSSWRKEPQPVFAKTDTIFGPGHASFVVIDDQHYIIYHAARSSQAGWARQIRAKPFEWHPDGSPNFGRPL; translated from the coding sequence ATGCACACGCCCGACGACCACATTTACCAGGAGGCGCAGCTTGCGCCCATGACGGTGGATGAGATAAACGAAATGACGGCCCGGGCGCGGGCAATACCACCCAGCGGCGACCAAACCCACGTGCTGGTACCCGACGGCGAGGACCCGTGGGTGATTTCGCACGAAAACCGGCTGTACTACTGCACCGTCGACCGGGCAAAGCGCAAGATCCTGATCAGCCGGTTTGCCCAACTGCATGATATGGCCACTGCCGAGCTCGTGCAGGTATGGCCCGGCAACCACGGCGCCGTGCCCGAGTACCGCGAAATTTGGGCACCCGAGCTGCAGCGCATCAACGGCAAATGGTACATCTACTTCGCGCTTTACAACGCCCGCAACGGCGAAGAGCGGCTCTATGCCCTCGAAAGCCTGACCGACGACGCACTAGGTGAGTACGCGTTCCGGGGCAAGCTGGAGGTGCCCACCGACCGATGGGCCATCGACGGCACGGTGCTGCAGCTCGAGGGCGAAATGTACTTCCTGTGGTCGGGGTGGGAGGGGTTCAGCAACACCAGCCAGAACATTTACATCGCCCGCATGAGCAACCCCTACACCATTGCTTCGGATCGGGTGTGCATCTCGAGGCCCGAGCACGAGTGGGAAAAGCAAGGCTACCCGCACGTAAACGAGGGGCCGCAGGTGTTGCAGCACGCGGGGCGCACGTTCATTATTTACTCGGCCAGCGGCAGCTGGACGGACGACTACTGCCTGGGCCAGCTCACCTACCTAGGCGGCTACCCGCTCGAGCCCTCGTCGTGGCGCAAGGAGCCGCAGCCGGTATTTGCCAAAACCGATACCATTTTCGGGCCGGGCCACGCCTCTTTTGTGGTGATTGACGATCAGCACTATATCATTTACCACGCCGCGCGCAGCAGCCAAGCCGGCTGGGCGCGGCAAATCCGGGCCAAGCCGTTTGAGTGGCACCCCGACGGCTCGCCCAACTTTGGGCGCCCGCTGTGA
- a CDS encoding leucine-rich repeat-containing protein kinase family protein — protein MHTLEQLRTGQLAGATRLDLSCGLTEFPREIFDLADTLEVLNLSGNALSALPAGLGRLHRLRILFCSDNQFTAVPEVLGQCPQLSMVGFKANRIRTLPAAALPPQLRWLILTDNELEELPAEIGRCTQLQKLMLAGNRLRYLPEALGSCTRLELLRLAANQLEALPEWLLQLPRLAWLAYAGNPFADRIEAAAVARRPIVGIDWATLQLEQQLGEGASGIIHRARWQPQAAAPHAEVAVKLFKGAVTSDGLPHSEMAACISAGTHPNLIAVAGKIQRHPAGAEGLVLQLIEPRFGNLAGPPSFATCTRDVYAADTRFSLPEVLRIALGIASAVRHLHSRGIVHGDLYAHNILVAEGGECLLGDFGAACFFDPADAATARALQQVEARAFGCLLEELLERCPNASHPAVLQALGALQQRCMQPEAASRPLFAEIEQTLAELQG, from the coding sequence ATGCATACCCTCGAACAGCTGCGCACGGGGCAATTGGCCGGCGCTACCCGGCTCGATCTGTCGTGTGGCCTCACCGAGTTTCCGCGCGAAATTTTTGACCTGGCCGACACGCTCGAAGTCCTTAACCTGTCGGGCAATGCCTTGTCGGCGTTGCCCGCCGGCCTTGGGCGCCTGCACCGGCTGCGCATCCTGTTCTGCTCCGATAATCAGTTTACCGCCGTGCCCGAGGTGCTGGGCCAGTGCCCGCAGCTGAGCATGGTTGGCTTCAAGGCCAACCGCATCCGCACGCTGCCGGCCGCGGCGCTGCCGCCGCAGCTGCGCTGGCTTATTCTCACCGACAACGAACTTGAGGAACTGCCCGCCGAAATTGGCCGCTGCACCCAATTGCAAAAGCTGATGCTGGCCGGCAACCGCCTCCGGTACCTTCCCGAGGCCCTAGGCAGTTGCACGCGTTTGGAGTTGTTGCGCCTGGCCGCCAACCAATTGGAGGCGCTGCCCGAGTGGCTGTTGCAGCTGCCGCGCCTTGCGTGGCTGGCCTATGCCGGCAACCCCTTCGCCGACCGCATCGAGGCGGCGGCCGTGGCCCGGCGCCCCATCGTGGGTATCGACTGGGCCACACTGCAACTCGAGCAGCAGCTGGGCGAAGGCGCCTCGGGCATCATTCATCGGGCGCGCTGGCAGCCCCAAGCGGCAGCACCGCACGCCGAGGTAGCCGTGAAGCTGTTTAAAGGCGCCGTTACCAGCGACGGGCTGCCGCACAGCGAAATGGCTGCCTGCATCAGCGCCGGTACACATCCCAACCTTATTGCCGTGGCCGGCAAAATTCAGCGGCACCCCGCCGGGGCCGAAGGGCTGGTGCTGCAGCTCATAGAGCCTAGGTTCGGCAACTTGGCTGGGCCGCCCAGCTTTGCTACCTGCACCCGCGATGTGTACGCCGCCGACACCAGATTCTCGCTGCCCGAAGTGCTGCGCATTGCCCTAGGTATTGCCTCCGCCGTACGGCACTTGCACAGCCGCGGCATTGTGCACGGCGACTTGTACGCCCACAACATTCTGGTAGCCGAAGGCGGCGAATGCCTGCTTGGCGACTTTGGAGCCGCGTGCTTTTTCGACCCGGCCGACGCGGCCACTGCGCGTGCGCTGCAGCAAGTAGAAGCGCGGGCGTTTGGCTGCCTGCTCGAGGAGCTACTGGAGCGCTGCCCCAACGCCAGCCACCCCGCCGTGCTGCAAGCCCTAGGTGCTTTGCAGCAGCGCTGCATGCAGCCCGAGGCAGCCAGCCGGCCTTTGTTTGCCGAAATCGAGCAAACCTTGGCCGAGTTGCAGGGCTAG
- the msrB gene encoding peptide-methionine (R)-S-oxide reductase MsrB, with protein sequence MLRWSDVIKYAKYSNPEPPRRVEKTEDEWRAQLTPAQYRIAREKGTEPPYRNAYCRSYEPGVYVCIGCGSRLFDSATKYHAISGWPSFTQPVAKNAIRYAFDGSHHMQRIEVLCNVCDCHLGHVFPDGPEPHGLRYCINSESIRRVDA encoded by the coding sequence ATGCTTCGTTGGTCCGACGTAATTAAATACGCCAAATACAGCAACCCCGAGCCGCCGCGGCGCGTCGAGAAAACCGAGGACGAATGGCGCGCGCAGCTAACGCCCGCGCAGTACCGCATTGCGCGCGAAAAAGGCACCGAGCCGCCGTACCGCAACGCCTATTGCCGCTCCTACGAGCCGGGCGTGTACGTGTGCATCGGCTGCGGCAGTCGCTTGTTCGATTCGGCCACCAAGTACCACGCCATTTCGGGCTGGCCCAGCTTCACGCAGCCGGTGGCCAAAAACGCCATCAGGTACGCCTTCGACGGCAGCCACCACATGCAGCGCATTGAGGTGCTTTGCAACGTGTGCGATTGTCACCTAGGCCACGTGTTTCCCGATGGGCCCGAGCCGCACGGGTTGCGCTACTGCATCAACTCCGAGAGTATTCGTCGGGTAGATGCGTAG
- a CDS encoding multidrug effflux MFS transporter encodes MTKQKYFSLILILGSLSALGPFTIDMYLPGFPAIAKDLQTTPARVALSLSSYFIGISAGQLLYGPLLDRFGRKKPLYVGLALYIISSIACASIHSIDALIALRFFQAVGSCAAAVACMAMVRDLFPVTDTAKVFALLLLVVGLSPMLAPTVGGYVTAGFGWQGVFVTLALLGVALLLACLLWLPESYQPNPNLSLKPRPILTNFWRVLREPSFYTYTLTGALSFCGLFVYVADSPLVFMDIFGVDSKVYGWIFAFLSIGLIGASQVNSVLLRRFRSEQLVFGALCCQVAASVVFLLLTVNGLIGLYGTIALLFVFLCCLGFSSPNTAALSLAPFSQNAGSASSLMGAIRMGIGAMASAAVSVFNNHTAVPMVAIMMVTSVVALLILLVGRRYVAHTPATAEAAVAEPVH; translated from the coding sequence ATGACGAAGCAGAAATACTTTTCGCTTATCCTCATCCTGGGCAGCCTTTCGGCCCTAGGTCCGTTCACCATCGATATGTACCTGCCGGGCTTCCCAGCCATTGCCAAGGACTTGCAGACCACGCCCGCCCGGGTGGCGCTGTCGCTCTCGAGCTACTTCATCGGCATTTCGGCGGGTCAGCTGCTCTACGGCCCGCTGCTCGATCGTTTTGGGCGCAAAAAGCCGCTGTACGTGGGTTTGGCGCTGTACATCATCAGCTCCATTGCCTGCGCCTCCATTCACTCCATCGATGCGCTAATTGCCCTGCGCTTTTTTCAGGCGGTGGGCAGCTGCGCGGCAGCCGTAGCCTGCATGGCCATGGTGCGCGATTTGTTCCCCGTAACCGACACCGCCAAGGTATTTGCCTTGCTGCTGCTGGTGGTGGGCCTTTCGCCCATGCTGGCGCCCACGGTGGGCGGCTACGTAACGGCGGGTTTTGGCTGGCAGGGCGTGTTTGTAACGCTGGCCCTGTTGGGGGTTGCGCTGTTGCTGGCCTGCTTGCTGTGGCTGCCCGAATCGTACCAGCCCAACCCCAATTTGTCGCTGAAGCCGCGGCCCATTCTCACCAACTTCTGGCGGGTGCTGCGCGAGCCCAGCTTCTACACCTACACCCTCACCGGGGCCCTGTCGTTCTGCGGGTTGTTCGTGTACGTAGCCGATTCGCCGCTGGTGTTTATGGATATTTTCGGCGTCGATAGCAAAGTGTACGGCTGGATTTTCGCTTTTCTCTCCATTGGCCTGATTGGCGCCAGCCAGGTAAACAGCGTGCTGCTGCGCCGCTTCCGGAGCGAGCAACTGGTGTTCGGCGCCCTGTGCTGCCAGGTGGCTGCCAGCGTAGTGTTTTTGCTGCTCACGGTAAACGGCCTGATCGGCCTGTACGGCACCATCGCGCTGCTCTTCGTTTTTTTGTGCTGCCTGGGCTTCAGCAGCCCCAACACGGCGGCGTTGTCCTTGGCCCCGTTCAGCCAAAACGCCGGCAGCGCCTCGTCGCTGATGGGCGCTATTCGGATGGGCATTGGAGCCATGGCCTCGGCCGCGGTTAGCGTGTTCAACAACCACACGGCCGTGCCCATGGTCGCCATCATGATGGTAACCTCTGTAGTGGCCCTGCTGATTTTGCTGGTGGGCCGGCGCTACGTTGCACACACGCCAGCTACCGCCGAGGCTGCCGTTGCCGAGCCGGTGCATTAA
- the uvrA gene encoding excinuclease ABC subunit UvrA — protein MAKQTPSASATPDFSGFVHVRGAREHNLKNVDLEIPRDALVVFTGVSGSGKSSLAFGTLYAEAQRRYLESVSPYARRLFHQMAVPEVDSIDGLPPAVALQQQRGTPTTRSSVGSVTTLSNLLRMLYSRAGDYPAGQGIIYAEAFSSNTPEGACPTCHGLGRIYEVTEQSMVPDPTLTIRERAIAAWPQAWGGQNQRDILVTLGYDVDIPWQELPQAQRDWILFTEEQPVVPVYPGYTPQETQRALKRKEPPNYMGTFTSARRHVLHTFANTQSPLMKKRALQYMLSTECPLCHGKRLRPESLSVTFAGLDIAEMAALPLKRVAALLLPFAEGTAKGRKRHDAEHPEQAIVAQRIAHDLVARLRVLLDLGLGYLSLERSTPTLSPGELQRLRLATQLYSNLFGVVYVLDEPSAGLHPSDTEALLKALHSLKQAGNSLFVVEHNLDVIRQADWLVDVGPAAGEKGGEILYSGAPAGLGKVAASQTRRYLFAASEAGAPRMPRTPGGWLKLAGITRNNLNNLEVAFPLGVMTTVTGVSGSGKSSLVSQVLVELVGAELGMSNEQLSMNNDEEEVDIAHSSLIIDHSAPEGRIVSGLEHIKRLVRVDQKPIGRTPRSNMATYTGLFDHVRKLFAATPAARKRRYDAGRFSFNVAKGRCENCQGEGFVMVELLFLPSVYAPCPVCHGARYNAKTLEITYRDKNIAEVLGLTVDAAWEFFDEEPAVHRALTVLREVGLGYLRLGQPATELSGGEAQRIKLATELQRQGRGNTLYVLDEPTTGLHPSDVEKLLVQLDGLVDAGNTVVVVEHDMRVVASSDWVIDMGPGAGDEGGHVVAAGPPAEVARHKQSRTAPYLARFRR, from the coding sequence ATGGCAAAACAAACTCCTTCGGCTTCGGCAACTCCCGATTTCAGCGGCTTCGTGCACGTGCGCGGCGCCCGCGAGCACAACCTCAAAAACGTCGACCTCGAGATTCCGCGCGATGCGCTGGTGGTGTTCACCGGGGTGTCGGGCTCGGGCAAATCGTCGTTGGCATTCGGCACTTTGTACGCCGAAGCCCAGCGCCGGTACCTCGAGTCGGTGTCGCCGTACGCGCGGCGGCTGTTCCATCAAATGGCCGTGCCCGAGGTCGATAGCATCGACGGGCTGCCGCCGGCCGTGGCCCTGCAGCAACAGCGCGGCACGCCCACCACGCGCTCCTCGGTAGGTTCGGTTACTACACTTTCTAACTTGCTGCGCATGCTCTACTCGCGCGCCGGCGACTACCCCGCGGGCCAGGGCATCATCTACGCCGAAGCGTTTTCCTCGAACACGCCCGAGGGTGCCTGCCCCACCTGCCACGGCCTGGGGCGCATCTACGAAGTAACCGAGCAAAGCATGGTGCCCGACCCCACGCTTACCATCCGGGAGCGGGCCATTGCCGCGTGGCCGCAGGCCTGGGGTGGGCAAAACCAGCGCGACATCCTCGTGACCCTAGGTTACGATGTCGACATTCCGTGGCAGGAGCTGCCGCAAGCCCAGCGCGACTGGATTCTGTTCACGGAGGAGCAGCCCGTGGTGCCCGTGTACCCCGGCTACACGCCCCAGGAAACCCAACGCGCCCTTAAGCGCAAGGAGCCGCCCAATTACATGGGTACGTTTACCAGCGCCCGGCGCCACGTGCTGCACACCTTTGCCAACACCCAAAGCCCGCTGATGAAAAAACGGGCTTTGCAGTACATGCTCAGCACCGAGTGCCCCTTGTGCCACGGCAAGCGCCTGCGGCCCGAGTCGTTGTCGGTTACGTTTGCCGGGCTCGATATTGCCGAGATGGCCGCTTTGCCACTGAAGCGCGTGGCTGCCTTGCTGCTGCCTTTTGCCGAGGGCACCGCCAAAGGCCGCAAGCGCCACGATGCCGAACACCCCGAACAAGCTATTGTGGCCCAACGCATTGCCCACGACCTGGTCGCCCGCCTGCGCGTGCTCCTCGACCTAGGGCTGGGCTACCTCTCCCTGGAGCGCAGCACGCCCACGTTGTCGCCGGGCGAGCTGCAGCGCTTGCGGCTGGCTACGCAGTTGTACTCCAACCTGTTCGGCGTGGTGTACGTGCTCGATGAGCCCTCGGCGGGCCTGCACCCCTCCGATACCGAAGCGCTGCTGAAAGCCCTGCACAGCCTCAAGCAAGCCGGCAATTCGTTGTTTGTGGTAGAGCACAACCTCGACGTGATTCGGCAGGCCGATTGGCTGGTTGACGTAGGCCCCGCCGCCGGCGAAAAAGGCGGCGAAATACTCTACAGCGGCGCACCCGCGGGCCTAGGAAAAGTAGCCGCGTCGCAGACGCGGCGCTACCTGTTTGCGGCTTCCGAAGCCGGCGCACCTAGGATGCCACGCACCCCCGGCGGCTGGCTAAAGCTGGCCGGCATCACGCGTAACAACCTGAATAACCTAGAGGTGGCGTTTCCGCTGGGCGTGATGACGACCGTTACGGGCGTGTCGGGTTCGGGCAAATCGAGCCTGGTAAGCCAGGTGCTGGTGGAGCTGGTGGGCGCGGAGCTGGGAATGAGCAATGAACAATTATCAATGAACAATGACGAAGAAGAAGTCGACATTGCTCATTCCTCATTGATCATTGATCATTCAGCCCCCGAAGGCCGCATCGTCAGCGGGCTCGAGCACATCAAGCGCCTGGTGCGAGTTGATCAGAAACCCATTGGCCGCACGCCGCGCTCCAACATGGCTACCTACACCGGCCTGTTCGACCACGTGCGCAAGCTGTTTGCGGCCACGCCCGCTGCCCGCAAGCGCCGCTACGATGCCGGGCGATTCTCCTTCAACGTTGCCAAGGGCCGCTGCGAAAACTGCCAGGGCGAGGGGTTTGTGATGGTGGAGCTGCTGTTTCTGCCCAGCGTATACGCCCCGTGCCCCGTGTGCCACGGTGCCCGCTACAACGCCAAAACCCTCGAAATAACTTACCGCGACAAAAACATAGCCGAGGTGCTGGGCCTGACGGTAGATGCCGCCTGGGAGTTTTTCGACGAGGAGCCCGCCGTGCACCGCGCGCTTACCGTGCTGCGCGAAGTAGGCTTGGGGTACCTGCGCCTGGGGCAGCCGGCCACCGAGCTTTCGGGTGGCGAGGCGCAGCGCATTAAGCTGGCCACGGAGCTGCAGCGCCAAGGCCGCGGCAATACCCTGTACGTGCTCGATGAGCCCACCACCGGCCTGCACCCCTCTGATGTGGAGAAGCTGCTGGTGCAGCTCGATGGCCTGGTAGACGCCGGCAACACCGTGGTGGTGGTGGAGCACGACATGCGCGTGGTGGCCAGCAGCGACTGGGTTATCGACATGGGCCCCGGCGCCGGCGACGAAGGCGGGCACGTAGTGGCCGCCGGCCCGCCCGCCGAGGTAGCCCGGCACAAGCAAAGCCGCACCGCGCCCTACCTGGCGCGCTTCCGCCGCTAA
- a CDS encoding class I SAM-dependent methyltransferase — protein sequence MSFLEEFFRNPATVGSLVPSSRELTEQVMAPIDFATADCIVEYGPGTGVFTDALLKRRRPETAVVLVEVNRRFSELLRQRYAAHHNVHVVHGSADKTADFLRPLGLGPVDYVVCGLPFSSLSRRLGWRILEHTQQLLHPEGKLVLFQYSLRNTRLFERFFRPVGHEHVLLNLPPAHVLVYAPATAGSKPQPAQAA from the coding sequence ATGTCTTTCCTCGAAGAATTCTTCCGCAACCCGGCCACGGTGGGCTCGTTGGTGCCCAGCTCCCGCGAGCTAACCGAGCAGGTAATGGCACCCATCGATTTTGCTACGGCCGACTGCATAGTGGAGTACGGCCCTGGCACGGGCGTATTTACCGATGCCTTGCTGAAGCGCCGCCGCCCCGAAACGGCCGTGGTGCTGGTAGAGGTAAACCGCCGTTTCAGCGAGCTGCTGCGCCAGCGCTACGCCGCCCACCACAACGTGCACGTGGTGCACGGCTCGGCCGATAAAACAGCCGATTTCCTGCGGCCGCTCGGCCTCGGCCCCGTCGATTACGTGGTGTGTGGCCTGCCTTTCTCGTCGCTGTCGCGGCGGTTGGGTTGGCGCATTCTCGAGCATACCCAGCAGCTGCTGCACCCCGAGGGCAAGCTGGTGCTGTTTCAGTACTCATTGCGCAATACGCGCTTGTTCGAGCGGTTTTTCCGGCCCGTTGGCCACGAGCACGTGCTCCTGAACCTGCCCCCGGCGCACGTGCTGGTGTATGCGCCGGCCACGGCCGGCAGCAAGCCGCAGCCCGCGCAGGCCGCCTAG
- a CDS encoding DUF421 domain-containing protein produces the protein MFEQVDWHSMFVPKIPILEIVIRGSIIYLGLFLLMRVILKRESGTLGIGDMLLVVLIADASQNGMTNDYTSVTEGLILVVTIIVWSYALNWLGFHFPMFQRLLKPGKLLLVKDGRIVAENMRKELVTRSELMSEVRANGISDLSRIREAYMEPTGRISIICKDEKPASTPDEKKVL, from the coding sequence ATGTTCGAGCAGGTAGACTGGCACTCCATGTTTGTGCCAAAAATCCCCATCCTGGAAATTGTCATCCGAGGCAGCATCATTTACCTCGGGCTGTTTTTGCTGATGCGCGTGATTCTCAAGCGCGAGTCGGGCACGCTGGGCATCGGCGACATGCTCTTGGTGGTGCTCATTGCCGACGCCTCGCAAAACGGCATGACCAACGACTACACCTCCGTAACCGAAGGCCTGATTTTGGTGGTTACCATCATCGTCTGGAGCTACGCGCTCAATTGGTTGGGCTTCCACTTCCCCATGTTTCAGCGGCTGCTGAAGCCGGGCAAGCTGCTGCTGGTGAAAGACGGACGGATAGTGGCCGAAAACATGCGCAAGGAGTTGGTAACCCGCAGCGAGCTGATGAGCGAGGTGCGCGCCAACGGCATCAGCGACTTGTCGCGCATCAGGGAAGCGTACATGGAGCCAACCGGGCGCATCAGCATCATTTGCAAGGACGAAAAACCCGCCAGCACCCCCGACGAAAAGAAGGTGCTTTAA
- a CDS encoding STAS domain-containing protein translates to MRTSRQEFLPNRQNASNIARVDLDAVPAVQVARALERCPQQPRPLLLVDAANLKCLRHLGVSHVVSELLVLRKAGAEVWVRNASPALRNCLRLLKLDGVFHVHAEMHEPFLTTTSE, encoded by the coding sequence ATGAGAACCTCTCGACAGGAATTTCTGCCCAACCGGCAGAATGCTTCCAACATCGCGCGGGTTGATTTGGACGCCGTACCCGCCGTGCAGGTAGCGCGGGCCTTGGAGCGCTGCCCGCAGCAACCCCGCCCCTTGCTGCTCGTTGATGCGGCCAACCTAAAGTGCCTGCGCCACCTAGGCGTGAGCCACGTGGTATCGGAGCTGCTGGTGCTGCGCAAAGCCGGCGCCGAGGTATGGGTACGCAACGCCAGCCCGGCCTTGCGCAACTGCCTGCGCTTGCTGAAACTCGACGGCGTATTTCATGTGCATGCCGAAATGCACGAGCCGTTCCTGACTACCACCTCCGAGTAA
- a CDS encoding alpha/beta fold hydrolase — MDVLKRHNVSVSGAADKQPMVFVHGFGCDQRMWRLVAPAFEANYRVVLLDLVGAGQSDLGAYNPERYRTLHGHAADVLEIMEALGLREVVFVGHSVSAMIGVLAANQQPERFARLVLVGPSPRYINDQGYHGGFERADIEELLEAMDSNYLGWSGAIAPVIMGNPERPELTDELNNSFCSTNPAVARHFARVTFLSDNRADLPRVQVPTLILQCAHDAIAPRTVGSYMHRHIPGSELVLLDTSGHCPHISAPEVTIAAIENFLAAARMQLV; from the coding sequence ATGGATGTACTTAAGCGCCACAACGTTTCGGTATCGGGAGCTGCCGATAAGCAGCCCATGGTGTTTGTGCACGGCTTTGGCTGCGACCAGCGCATGTGGCGGCTCGTAGCACCCGCTTTCGAAGCCAACTACCGCGTGGTGCTGCTCGATTTGGTGGGGGCGGGCCAATCGGACCTAGGCGCTTACAACCCCGAACGCTACCGCACCCTCCACGGCCACGCCGCCGATGTGCTGGAAATCATGGAGGCGCTGGGGCTGCGCGAGGTGGTGTTTGTGGGGCACTCGGTTAGCGCCATGATTGGGGTGCTGGCCGCCAACCAGCAGCCCGAGCGGTTTGCCCGCTTGGTGCTGGTGGGGCCTTCGCCGCGCTACATCAACGACCAAGGCTACCACGGCGGCTTCGAGCGGGCCGACATCGAAGAACTGCTCGAGGCCATGGACAGCAATTACCTGGGGTGGTCGGGGGCCATTGCACCCGTCATCATGGGCAACCCCGAGCGGCCCGAGCTAACCGATGAGCTGAACAACAGCTTTTGCAGCACCAACCCGGCGGTTGCGCGCCACTTTGCCCGCGTCACGTTCCTGTCGGACAACCGCGCCGATTTACCTAGGGTGCAAGTGCCCACGCTCATTTTGCAGTGTGCCCACGATGCCATTGCGCCGCGCACGGTGGGCAGCTACATGCACCGGCACATACCCGGCAGCGAGTTGGTGCTGCTCGACACCTCGGGCCATTGCCCGCACATCAGCGCCCCGGAGGTTACCATCGCCGCCATCGAAAATTTTTTGGCTGCTGCGCGTATGCAATTGGTATGA
- a CDS encoding PAS domain-containing sensor histidine kinase, with the protein MSQPDDELPELDLRLTEENIDDLYENAPCGYCSCLPDGTLVKLNQTLLRWLGYTRPELVARQGLQQLLTVGSRLHYETHCAPMLLMLDRVREISYTLRAKNGATLPVLLNAELRRDFNGQPLVMRFTFFDITERRKYEQELLRAKALAEEQREQLARANELLTTKNEQLTRINADLDSFVYTASHDLKQPINNMAGLFGELKQTVSFDDPEAEPMMRMFEDALQQILATIAGLTEVVQLQRQLERVPAEDIVLQPVCEEIIRSLKSSGEVAARFSLDFTAAPTLRMARPSLHSMLYNLLSNAVKYADPARPPQVRVSTQPEGDRVVLRVQDNGRGINMQRHGQELFQLFRRFHPEVVGSGMGLYLVNRLVHQAGGHVEVDSTVGEGTTFRIYLPR; encoded by the coding sequence ATGAGCCAACCCGACGACGAGCTGCCCGAGCTGGATTTGCGCCTGACGGAGGAGAATATCGACGACTTGTACGAGAATGCTCCGTGCGGCTACTGCTCGTGCCTGCCCGATGGTACGCTCGTTAAGCTCAACCAAACGCTGCTGCGCTGGCTGGGCTACACGCGCCCCGAGCTCGTAGCCCGCCAGGGCTTGCAGCAGCTACTAACGGTGGGCAGCCGCCTGCACTACGAAACGCATTGCGCCCCCATGTTGCTGATGCTCGATCGGGTGCGCGAGATCAGCTACACGCTGCGCGCTAAAAACGGCGCTACGCTACCCGTACTTCTGAACGCCGAGCTGCGCCGCGACTTCAACGGCCAACCCTTGGTAATGCGCTTCACGTTTTTCGACATTACGGAACGGCGGAAGTACGAGCAGGAGTTGCTGCGCGCCAAGGCCCTGGCCGAGGAGCAGCGCGAGCAGTTGGCCCGCGCCAACGAACTGCTTACCACCAAAAACGAGCAGCTCACCCGCATCAACGCCGACCTCGACAGCTTTGTGTACACGGCCTCGCACGACCTCAAGCAGCCCATCAACAACATGGCCGGCTTGTTTGGCGAGTTGAAACAAACCGTGTCGTTCGACGACCCCGAGGCCGAGCCGATGATGCGCATGTTTGAGGACGCGCTGCAGCAAATCCTGGCTACCATTGCGGGCCTTACCGAGGTGGTGCAACTGCAGCGCCAACTTGAGCGCGTGCCCGCCGAAGACATTGTGCTGCAACCCGTGTGCGAGGAAATCATCCGCAGCTTAAAATCCTCGGGCGAAGTAGCCGCCCGCTTCAGCCTCGATTTTACGGCCGCACCCACGCTGCGCATGGCCCGGCCCAGCTTGCACAGCATGCTCTACAACCTGCTGAGCAACGCCGTTAAGTACGCCGACCCCGCCCGCCCGCCCCAGGTGCGCGTAAGCACCCAGCCCGAAGGCGATAGGGTAGTGCTGCGCGTGCAAGACAACGGCCGCGGCATCAACATGCAGCGCCACGGTCAAGAGTTATTCCAGCTGTTCCGCCGCTTCCACCCCGAGGTAGTGGGCTCGGGCATGGGCCTCTACCTCGTAAACCGCCTGGTGCACCAAGCCGGCGGCCACGTCGAAGTCGACAGCACCGTAGGCGAGGGCACTACCTTCCGCATCTACCTGCCTAGGTAG